The following coding sequences are from one Canis lupus baileyi chromosome 19, mCanLup2.hap1, whole genome shotgun sequence window:
- the LTF gene encoding lactotransferrin has translation MKLVFPALLFLGALGLCLAAPRKNVRWCTTSKAEAKKCSKFQVNMKKVGGPIVSCTRKASRQECIQAIKANKADAVTLDGGLVFEAGLEPKKLRPIAAEVYGTQTKQQIHYYAVAIAKKGTNFQLNQLQGVRSCHTGLGRSAGWNIPIGTLRPFLNWTGPPEPLEEAVAKFFSASCVPCADGKQYPNLCRLCAGTEQNKCACSSQEPYFGYSGAFKCLQDGAGDVAFVRDSTVFENLPDKADQDKYELLCLNNTRKPVDAFKDCHLARVPSHAVVARSVGGKEDLIWRLLQKAQENFGKDKSSAFQLFGSPSGEKDLLFKDSAIGFLRIPSNIDSELYLGFNYINAIQSLKEKDSDSAERRARVAWCAVGEAEQRKCEQWVRASGGSVSCVSAPSGEDCIALVLKGKADALSLDGGLIYVAGKCGLVPVLAENQKSQNPSDVDCVDRLAEGYLAVAVVRKSDADLTWNTLRGRKSCHTAVGRTAGWNIPMGLLFNQLGSCKFDEFFSQSCAPGADPKSSLCALCIGDEKGENKCAPNNSERYFGYTGAFRCLAEKAGDVAFVRNSTILQNTNGGNPEPWARDLKLEDFELLCLDGTRQPVTEARRCHLAMAPNHAVVSREEKAEHLKQVLLLQQTQFGRNGAKCPSEFCLFQSETKNLLFNDNTECLAKLQGKNTYEEYLGSAYVTAVANLRQCSASPLLEACAFLRR, from the exons GACTGTGTCTGGCCGCCCCTAGGAAAAATGTTCGATGGTGCACCACATCAAAAGCAGAGGCAAAAAAATGCTCCAAATTCCAAGTGAATATGAAAAAAGTAGGTGGCCCCATTGTCTCCTGTACAAGGAAAGCCTCCCGCCAAGAATGTATCCAGGCTATCAAG GCAAACAAGGCAGATGCTGTGACCCTGGATGGTGGTTTGGTGTTTGAGGCAGGCCTGGAGCCCAAAAAACTGCGACCTATAGCGGCTGAGGTGTATGGTACCCAAACAA AGCAACAAATCCACTATTATGCTGTGGCCATAGCAAAGAAAGGCACCAACTTCCAGCTAAACCAACTACAGGGCGTGAGGTCCTGCCACACAGGCCTTGGCAGGTCTGCGGGATGGAACATCCCTATAGGTACCCTTCGTCCATTCTTAAACTGGACAGGGCCACCTGAGCCCCTTGAGGAAG CTGTAGCCAAATTCTTCTCTGCCAGCTGTGTGCCCTGTGCAGATGGAAAACAGTACCCTAACCTGTGTCGCCTGTGTGCGGGGACAGAGCAAAATAAATGTGCCTGCTCCTCCCAGGAACCATACTTCGGCTACTCTGGTGCCTTCAA GTGTCTGCAAGATGGGGCTGGAGATGTGGCTTTTGTCAGGGACAGCACAGTGTTTG AGAACCTGCCAGACAAGGCTGACCAGGACAAGTATGAGCTGCTCTGCTTAAATAACACTCGGAAGCCAGTGGACGCATTCAAGGATTGCCACCTGGCCCGGGTCCCTTCTCATGCTGTTGTGGCCCGAAGTGTGGGTGGCAAGGAGGACTTGATCTGGAGGCTTCTTCAGAAGGCACAG GAAAATTTTGGAAAAGACAAGTCATCTGCATTCCAGCTCTTTGGCTCTCCTAGTGGGGAAAAGGATTTGCTGTTCAAAGACTCTGCCATTGGGTTTTTGAGGATTCCCTCAAATATAGATTCTGAGCTGTACCTTGGCTTCAACTACATCAACGCCATCCAGAGCCTGAAGGAAA AGGATTCGGACTCGGCGGAGCGGCGCGCGCGGGTGGCGTGGTGCGCGGTGGGCGAGGCGGAGCAGCGCAAGTGCGAGCAGTGGGTGCGCGCCAGCGGCGGGAGCGTGAGCTGCGTATCGGCGCCCAGCGGGGAGGACTGCATCGCGCTGGTCCTG aaaggaaaagctGATGCCCTGAGCCTGGATGGAGGACTTATCTATGTTGCGGGCAAgtgtggtttggtgcctgtcctGGCAGAGAACCAAA aATCACAGAACCCTAGTGACGTAGATTGTGTGGATAGACTGGCGGAAG GTTACCTTGCTGTGGCCGTTGTCAGGAAATCAGATGCCGATCTCACCTGGAACACTCTGAGAGGCAGGAAGTCCTGCCACACTGCTGTGGGCAGGACTGCAGGCTGGAACATCCCCATGGGCCTGCTCTTCAACCAGTTAGGCTCCTGCAAATTTG ATGAATTCTTTAGCCAGAGCTGTGCCCCTGGGGCCGACCCGAAGTCCAGTCTCTGCGCACTGTGCATTGGTGACGAGAAGGGTGAGAACAAGTGTGCGCCCAACAATAGTGAGAGATACTTTGGCTACACCGGGGCTTTCAG GTGCCTGGCAGAGAAGGCTGGAGATGTCGCATTTGTGAGAAATTCCACTATCTTGCAGAACACAAACG gaGGGAACCCTGAGCCATGGGCCAGGGATTTGAAGCTGGAGGACTTTGAACTGCTGTGTCTTGATGGCACCCGGCAGCCTGTGACAGAGGCTCGGAGATGTCACCTGGCCATGGCTCCAAACCATGCTGTGGTATCTCGGGAAGAAAAGGCCGAACACCTGAAGCAGGTGCTGCTCCTCCAGCAG ACGCAGTTTGGAAGAAATGGAGCCAAATGCCCAAGCGAGTTTTGCTTGTTCCAGTCTGAAACCAAAAATCTTCTGTTCAATGACAACACTGAGTGTCTGGCCAAACTCCAAGGCAAAAACACATATGAAGAATATTTGGGATCAGCCTATGTCACGGCCGTTGCTAATCTGAGACAGTGTTCAGCCTCCC CGCTTCTGGAAGCCTGCGCCTTCCTGAGGAGATAA